GTTTAGATATTGGATGTCATGTTCTCATGGTGACCGAGTAGCCTGTCAAAAGGCATTGTTCAGGCTTATGCATGGACACTGACCATTTGGACAACAGAAATGTAGCCTAGCAATGGAACCACACCCGAGCAAAGAGGGGAAAGAATTATCATCAAAAAAACTTCTGAAAATCATCAGGAGAAACCATCTCTTCAAATCCATCTTCTGTTTTAGAATATTTTACATATATTCAGTACAGATTTAAATACACAGCCTAGCTGGGGACTATGTTTAAAAGGCTGCCTAAGAAATGGTACAGTTTTTGTTCTTGTGCTCTTTCTTCCTCTGTGATTTCGCTCTCTGTGCTAGCATGATGTCAGGTAAGACATTAGGTTGACGAGGCTCCCGACTAAAGTGGCAACCGTTGCTTGTTTTTGGTTGTGGGATTGGTTGCCCTAGAAAATAGCCCTCCTCGTCggaatcagaggaagaggaggaacatgTTGAGCAGCAGCCATTGTCGTCTTCACAGCACAAGCCAAGAAAGTTATTCAAGGTTATGTTCTGAACGCCATTGTCCCCTGCCCTATCAAAGGCTTGTGGTCTATGTGACAGCTTTGCTTGGGGATTTTGGCATATGGTTGTCTGTATTAACCGGTTATAATGTTCCAAGAAAGTATTGTTATTAGCGCTCTCCAAAGACCGCTCGCTGATTGTGTGGAGAGCCTCATCAGAACAGGATCTCTGAACTCTTCTTGACTGGTGACGATGGCTCCTGTAGTTACCTTTATGCCTGTACACTTTCCTTCGAGTTTGTTCACTCATTGGTGTCTGGTGACACCTGGTTCTTTCCTGGGGCTTTGAGACTGTGGTATCACAAAAGGTGATTTGTTGGGGTCTAATTTGGGCTGCAGTCCTTCTTACTGGAGACATGGACTCTTGCTTCCACCTTGACCTTTGTGCCATTCCCTCTGGTTGCTTGGAGTTCAAGGAATGGAGGGATTCGGTGCTTCTTTTATGGGAGAAGGATTTAAGAATTCCAAAGTTGCTCTGTATTTCAAATTCCTTTCCTGCTTCATGGTCGTATTCTTGATCAGAAGGTCTGAACGGTTTTCGCAGCTTGTATTTGTCTTCGTTTGGAGCCCCTTGGGAAAGAAACGAAACTTTTCATTAGATTGCAATAAATTCAATTCCCTTCCATTTCAGCCTACACATTACCAGACAGAGCAGCACATTGGTGCATCAGTTGACCATTCTGAAGCTGAAGGAAAGGCACATACGGAAAGTACATAAATCTAGGCTTTTGCAATTACAGAGTGGTGGTGCTGAGAGCCTCAGGGTAAGAGTTTTATCTTGGGGACAGTTCATAATAAGAAAAAAATACACTGTCACTTAAATCaatctatttttttaaaaatagggTTCTTAACATACACCATTCTTTTGCAAGTTGTAACCAGTTTTGCTGCACCTTTAATGTTAACTAACTAAATGGATTTTAGCTAAAGTCATCATTAATGTTTAAAAACTCACTCTTTACGGTAACACGATTTGACCATTATATGTATCTTAAATTAATCTGTTAAAGgtttgaaaagaaaaagaaaaaggctTCAGGctgattcttggcatcaggtggcaggaccgtaactccaacacagaagtcctcgaggcggccaacatccccagcatatacacccgactgagccagcggcgcttgagatgacttggccatgtgagctgcatggaagatggcaggatccccaaggacacattgtacagcgagctagtcactggtatcagacccaccggccgtccatgtttccgctttaaagatgtctgcaaacgcgacatgaggtcctgtgacattgatcacaagtcgtgggagtcagttgccagtgatcgccagagctggcgggcagccataaaggcagggctaaagtgtggcgagtcgaagagacttatcagttggcagaaaaaaagacagaagcgcaaggggagagccaactgtgtaacagccccgacaaccaattttatctgcagcagtcAACTTCCATTGTTCATGATGTTCAGTTTTCTGTGGCCCCATGTCAGACCCATATACCCGAGTAAAGCCAGACTACAGAAAGTGGAAACACAGTAACAGTATGACTCACGGGTGCCAGTTTCCCCAAGTCCAAATGAAAAGAATGATATAAAAGCAAATTTGAGTCATCCTCAGGCTCCATTTACAGTTAGCAAATTAAGGGTAATTAGCAGCTCATTACTAATTCATATGCTGGATGATGCAAGAGGAACTAGAGTACAATTGAGGCAATCATCTTTCAACAATAGGGAACTGCCGCATAATCCAACAGCACTGATCACTATAAACAAGCATGGTATCAGAAGAGTTATGCTGCAGGAAAGCAAATTTTGATTATAAGCAACTGATTGCTACAAATGGTGGTCAGTATAACCAGATTCCACTGCATTTGTAAATTTGCTTGATGTTGGAAAGATGATTTTAAAAAATCTAAAATATGGAAAAAATTTGGACAGCCTATAGATTATATAGTACACTTcgcaaccaattaattactttttgaagtgcaattaCTGTTATGGTGTAGGTAAATGCAGCAAGCAGATAATCAGGAATTTCCTTGGGCTTTGTCCCAATCGGCTCCCATAATTCTCGTGAAAGATTGGTGGAATCCCCAGATAAACTGAGTGAACGAGATTTCCATCGATTTTAAGCCTAAATTGTGGTGGCTAATTGACAGAATTTCTGAGGAATTTCCCAGCAAATATTTTTGTAAAtttgattgaggcataaatatcCAGCAGACCACCATGAGAACTCCCACTGTTCCTCTTCAAATAGtaccctgtctctagatgcagaaatcaacaagcgcatgggtaaggcttccactgctatgtccagactggccaagagagtgtgggaaaatggcgcactgacacggaacacaaaagtccgagtgtatcaggcctgtgtcctcagtaccttgctctacggcagcgaggcctggacaacgtatgccagccaagagcgacgtctcaattcattccatcttcgctgccttcggagaatacttggcatcaggtggcaggactatatctccaacacagaagtccttgaagcggccaacacccccagcttatacacactactgagtcagcggcgcttgagatggcttggccatgtgagccgcatggaagatggcaggatccccaaagacacattgtacagcgagctcgccactggtatcagacccaccagccgtccatgtctccgctataaagacgtctgcaaacgcgacatgaaatcgtgtgacattgatcacaagtcgtgggagtcagttgccagcattcgccagagctggcgggcagccataaagacaggactaaattgtggcgagtcgaagagacttagtagttggcaggaaaaaagacagaggcgcaaggggagagccaactgtgcaacagccccgacaaacaaatttctctgcagcacctgtggaagagcctgtcactccagaattggcctttatagccactccaggcgctgcttcacaaaccactgaccacctccaggtgcgtatccattgtctctcgagataaggaggcccaaaagaaagaaagtactTTGGATCTATGCAGAAGGGGCCGTGGTTTACCGTCTCATCTGAAACAGTAATTTCCAATCACTAATAATATAGTGTAAAATAACTCCGTAGGCTGCATTTCACATTTCTGCCACCGATGTAAACAATGGCAGTCCATCCGCAAATCACAGAGCTGCCGCCATATTaaacggctcatttaaatggccggggcagactccccacccccctcccctccccaccactgatgacgtggagggggtgggcagtccgtccctggcaatggcatcagatgccacggcgcaggcgctgacgccatttttaaagggcttcgggcCCTTCCATTTAATGTACATTTTTAAAGAGAGATGTTGCAAAAAGTTTTTAACTCATTTAATTTGCCTCTCTCCCACCACCTCCTCCATAACCATTTAATGCGctacttgccctctctccccacagtggcacagtggcgagcaccgcagcttcacagctccagggacccaggttcagttctgggtactgcctgtgcggagtttgcaagttctccctgtgaccgcgtgggttttcgccgggtgctccggtttcctcccaccgccaaagacttgcaggtgataggtaaattggccattgtaaattgcccctagtgtaggtaggtggtagggaatatgggattactgtagggttagtataaatgggtgattcttggtcggcacagacttggtgggccgaagggcctgtttcagtgctgtatctctaaataaaataaaaacacttcccctgcccaacTGACCTTCCAcaccccacaaagttcataaactataaactttaccccttcccaccatcccctacaccaatgaaattactTTGACACCGCTTCCCgccccccacactgaaaacttacttgctcccccctccccaccagtgttctgcctcggatccccagacggggacctgaaggcacaggagtgccagccaccggtacCAATATCACAGCGGGACGGAAGGCGGAGGGAAGAAAGTAATTAATGCCTTTATTTAAatttctttaaatatgtaaattattcTCCCATTGCTGAATGGCGGGGTGGGAAGGGCTACCACGAGCCTGGTCACCGCTgacaatatcaggccaggccttccctGCATCGAGGCCTGTAGCGGGCCTCCTGCTGAAGGCattttctgcaccccccccccctcccccgatgtAAGAGACCGTGGCGCAGATGggcggtctgtaaaattcagccccttatgacAGTAATCGCTAGACATTTGTACTTtagtggctgcaaagtgctttgggtgtcctgaggtcatgaacgaTGCTgtgcaaatgcaagtctttttttcttttgcaCCTTTATGGATTTTTATCAGAAGCGGATTGTCTACAGCACCTTGATCTTGTATTCTTTGTTACCTTGTCCTTTTGGAGCTAGGTGGTCAAATATTTTGGATCTACAAAAGGTGGAGGCGATGCATTCTGGTTTGCAACTTTAGAATTGCTATGCTTTGGATAAGTGCCTTTTCTCTTCGTCCTTCATCATATCATAATTATTCTGCTCTTTCATTGATGTGTTACTCTTCCAAAATTGGATTTTATCAAATTAACAATGATGAATAAGCTCAGCAAGCAATGGTTTCACCTGAAAGAGTGTTAAATGAAGGCTTTTCCCACCAAGGAGAAGTGATATGGCCAAGGACAAGATGTACTTAAATCATTAATCAGTTACCAGGTTTGAGCAATAAGTGAAGATTGGTCAAGTTATGGATCATAAACCATTGCTAATATCCATTTAATAAGGGATAGTTTGAGAGGAAAAATTGTGTCATGCAAATATGATCCATACATGATCTggtttatacacagtgtataatgatAATGAGTATAAAGATTAAAATAAGATAGCACTGTGGAAAAGAGGGATGTGCACAACTTATTTCATTCACAGATCTGAGCCTCAAATACCTGGACAaaaaaattggctgctgtttcctcCCCCTGCATTATGTTGCTAAGGCCCACTGTGGCAAGTTTCTGGCCTCAATTCGGCCCACCTCCAACATGCAAATGGTCCTGGGACTATAAAGTCCACCTGGCTCACACAGAGGTCCTGCCCTGTTAGACGTGCCCCTCAGCTGGAAAGCTTAGGCCAGTGTGCAAGTGGAAGAGAGATTGATGAGGATTAAGCAATAACACATTGACCCTGCATATCCTCAACATCTGTGTGGGTGTATGAGCATCAAAGTGGGAATCTTGTTCCACTGTTGACGTGTGCTTCTGACCTCGCGGAAGTAACCTTAAGTCAAGGTGGGGTCAAAAGTTTTTCTTAAAGGTCCCCAGCACATTCTTGCATTTTTCAAAGGTGTCCTGGCCAGGACACAGGTAGGCACCACTTCCACTTCTGAATTGGTCTAGATGCCAGGTTCTTACTGAATGGACAGATTGTGGGCATAAAGGAGGCAGGGGTCACAGGAATCCAGGCAGGGGAAGCTATCCCTGCCAGGCACAGCTCCTTGTAAaaagggtgggtggggtggggggggggggggggggaggggtgtgtggtggTCATTTTTGGGGTGGACGGATGTTCTGCCTGCCCAGGATCCAAAGGACAGTTATTGCAACTGTTCTTCTGGGTGGAAATCTGGTTGTTCTGGGTCCCGCCCACTTTTCCCACCCACTCCAGACCTTTTGCATCCAATTTACACCCCTCCTAAGTATGCCTCAGGCCCTGGAGAATTGTGGGGTGAATATGTTTAATCCTCATTCACTAGCTTAAAATACTGTAGGTGGCTGTACTCACTATACTCAATTGTACTTAGTATACACTACACTTCTGTAAGGCAATGGCAGAACTAAGGGAGTGTCACAGCCAGGCTCAAATCTATCTGTACATGGTGACCTCTTGGTAAAGATCAGGATGATCCATGGCAGTATTTCCCTCCAAAGCCCAGGGGTGCTGTGACAAGTCGTAGAACCTCCACCAGTGACCTAGCTATGAACAGCTAACTCAAAACAGACTGACGACTGAGCTTCTGACCTTCCTGCTTGGTGTGATTCTTTCCCTTCTCATTAGTCCATTTCGCCCCTATCTAtggtggggttggggaggggcagAGATAACGGAGAGAGTGCGAGTCATTCTTAGCATGAGATTCATTGTCAATCCTCTGTTAATTTTATTACCTGCAATCTGGATAGTTGCCAAAGAATCTTGTTGGCTTCTTACAATTTTCTGTTCTGTCATCTTGTCTCTCAAACTCTGAGGTGAATTTTCCAACCATGCTTGCTGATCTTGTGCAGGGTTTTCTGAACCAACTTGAACATCCAACCATTGATTCCGTTTGCTCCAGAAGGATTTGGTGACACTCTCCGATACATTCCCAAGTTGGCCTTCCTGTTGAATGCAGTACATATCCAGCTGGTGTTTGAAAGCCAAGCTTTGATCAAAAGCCAAAGATTCTGTCGCAACTGGTTTCACCATCTTTTGGTCTTCAACAGGCCAGACCTCATGCCCATTACTACTTGGGGATGTATGGTCAATGACTTTCATGGCATTTTCAAGTCCACCTTTTAGCCAATGAAAATTACATAATGTTGCTGAATGATCCTTTCTTTTGTCTGAATCTTGATTATGGGTTAAGATTTCAACCTTACAGCCTTTTTCTGTTATGAGATGGTCATTCTCTGATGCCCACGCCTCTGGTCTCCTTGCCTCATTTTGAGGCTCAGCCTCTTTTTTCGACAGCTCATACTCAGTCTGCCAGTGCTGAAGTTCAACAGAACTCTTGCACTGCCTCTCGAGTTCTGACACAAGATCATCTTGGCTGTCGGGTGCTTGGTCTTTGATACTGAGAATGTCCACATGTTGAAGAATACAGTCTGTGTTGTCCACAGGCACTGTTTCAGTGCTTTGGCTGTAGTGCTGGTTTTGGGGTGATGAGCAGTTTGAAGCACTGTTGGCCATGGGGTCTTCTCCAAGACTGAAAATATAACTTGATTCTTGGGACTGTGTTGACTGAAAAGCAGAATCTGAGGAATCTGATCCGCCTGGTTCTTCCACTTGGCTGCA
The Heterodontus francisci isolate sHetFra1 chromosome 25, sHetFra1.hap1, whole genome shotgun sequence genome window above contains:
- the LOC137383931 gene encoding prickle-like protein 1 isoform X2, with the translated sequence MSVLDTRSSENKKVANKMTFDFQQNAPSDNDSGCALEEYAWVPPGLKPEQEKYCQSLSEEEKRELRVFSGQRKREALGRGIVQVFPLTTTGALCEKCGGKINGGDVAVFAQRAGNRTCWHPYCFGCIICQELLVDLIYFYQDGKIYCGRHHADLFKPRCASCDQLIFAEECTEAEGRYWHMDHFSCTECEAILGGQKYIMKEGQPYCCGCFETLYAEYCENCREIISIDYGQITFSGQHWHATNSCFSCTQCKKPLLGCTFTSRHGQVFCSVTCSQVEEPGGSDSSDSAFQSTQSQESSYIFSLGEDPMANSASNCSSPQNQHYSQSTETVPVDNTDCILQHVDILSIKDQAPDSQDDLVSELERQCKSSVELQHWQTEYELSKKEAEPQNEARRPEAWASENDHLITEKGCKVEILTHNQDSDKRKDHSATLCNFHWLKGGLENAMKVIDHTSPSSNGHEVWPVEDQKMVKPVATESLAFDQSLAFKHQLDMYCIQQEGQLGNVSESVTKSFWSKRNQWLDVQVGSENPAQDQQAWLENSPQSLRDKMTEQKIVRSQQDSLATIQIAGAPNEDKYKLRKPFRPSDQEYDHEAGKEFEIQSNFGILKSFSHKRSTESLHSLNSKQPEGMAQRSRWKQESMSPVRRTAAQIRPQQITFCDTTVSKPQERTRCHQTPMSEQTRRKVYRHKGNYRSHRHQSRRVQRSCSDEALHTISERSLESANNNTFLEHYNRLIQTTICQNPQAKLSHRPQAFDRAGDNGVQNITLNNFLGLCCEDDNGCCSTCSSSSSDSDEEGYFLGQPIPQPKTSNGCHFSREPRQPNVLPDIMLAQRAKSQRKKEHKNKNCTIS
- the LOC137383931 gene encoding prickle-like protein 1 isoform X1: MSVLDTRSSENKKVANKMTFDFQQNAPSDNDSGCALEEYAWVPPGLKPEQVHQYFRCLPEENIPYVNSIGEKFRIKQLLYQLPPHDNDEKYCQSLSEEEKRELRVFSGQRKREALGRGIVQVFPLTTTGALCEKCGGKINGGDVAVFAQRAGNRTCWHPYCFGCIICQELLVDLIYFYQDGKIYCGRHHADLFKPRCASCDQLIFAEECTEAEGRYWHMDHFSCTECEAILGGQKYIMKEGQPYCCGCFETLYAEYCENCREIISIDYGQITFSGQHWHATNSCFSCTQCKKPLLGCTFTSRHGQVFCSVTCSQVEEPGGSDSSDSAFQSTQSQESSYIFSLGEDPMANSASNCSSPQNQHYSQSTETVPVDNTDCILQHVDILSIKDQAPDSQDDLVSELERQCKSSVELQHWQTEYELSKKEAEPQNEARRPEAWASENDHLITEKGCKVEILTHNQDSDKRKDHSATLCNFHWLKGGLENAMKVIDHTSPSSNGHEVWPVEDQKMVKPVATESLAFDQSLAFKHQLDMYCIQQEGQLGNVSESVTKSFWSKRNQWLDVQVGSENPAQDQQAWLENSPQSLRDKMTEQKIVRSQQDSLATIQIAGAPNEDKYKLRKPFRPSDQEYDHEAGKEFEIQSNFGILKSFSHKRSTESLHSLNSKQPEGMAQRSRWKQESMSPVRRTAAQIRPQQITFCDTTVSKPQERTRCHQTPMSEQTRRKVYRHKGNYRSHRHQSRRVQRSCSDEALHTISERSLESANNNTFLEHYNRLIQTTICQNPQAKLSHRPQAFDRAGDNGVQNITLNNFLGLCCEDDNGCCSTCSSSSSDSDEEGYFLGQPIPQPKTSNGCHFSREPRQPNVLPDIMLAQRAKSQRKKEHKNKNCTIS